One Vigna unguiculata cultivar IT97K-499-35 chromosome 7, ASM411807v1, whole genome shotgun sequence genomic region harbors:
- the LOC114189621 gene encoding pyruvate kinase 1, cytosolic-like, producing the protein MHSSPLLLEEPIRMVSVLEPSKPSFFPAMTKIVGTLGPRSRSVEIIARCLDAGMSVARLDFSWGDPEYHQETLENLRAAIRKTKKLCAVMLDTMGPELQILNKTEQPITLEADTLVVITPDLKKEASSKLLPINFSGLSKAVKKGHPIFIGKYLFTGSETASVWLEVSEVNGDEISCLVKNSATLSGPLFTVHVSQIHIDLPSLTDKDKEVISTWGARNNVDILSLYTRHAQDISHAREFLSNLGDIKQTHIFAKIENIEGLTNFDEILKEADGIILARGNLGIELPPEKVFLFQKAAIYKCNMAGKPVVVTRVVDSMTDNLRPTRAEATDVANAVLDGSDAILLGAETLRGLYPVETITTVGKICAEAEKVHNQDLYFKKAVKHVGEPMSHLESIASSAVRAAIKVRASIIICFTSSGRAARLIAKYRPTMPVISVVIPQLKTNQLKWTFTGAFEARQSLIVRGLFPMLADPSHPAESKSGTNESILKVALDHGKAFGIVKPHDRVVVCQKLGDSSVVKIIELED; encoded by the exons ATGCATTCAAGTCCTTTACTTCTCGAGGAACCAATTCGGATGGTATCCGTGCTTGAGCCATCCAAGCCG TCTTTCTTTCCAGCGATGACAAAAATTGTTGGCACACTTGGTCCAAGGTCACGATCAGTTGAAATAATTGCCCGTTGCCTTGATGCAGGAATGTCTG TGGCGAGGTTAGATTTCTCATGGGGTGATCCAGAATACCATCAGGAGACATTGGAAAATTTGAGAGCTGCTATCAGAAAAACCAAGAAACTCTGTGCG GTTATGCTAGATACTATGGGTCCAGAATTACAGATTCTGAATAAGACTGAACAGCCAATCACCCTTGAAGCAGACACATTAGTTGTCATTACTCCAGATCTAAAGAAAGAAGCTAGTTCAAAACTATTGCCAATAAATTTTAGTGGGTTGTCGAAG GCTGTTAAGAAGGGTCATCCAATTTTTATTGGAAAATACCTCTTCACTGGAAGTGAAACAGCTTCAGTATGGCTGGAG GTCAGTGAGGTAAACGGTGATGAGATCTCCTGTCTCGTAAAAAACAGTGCCACACTCTCGGGACCATTGTTTACTGTCCATGTCTCTCAGATTCATATTGATCTTCCTAGTCTTACTGATAAGGATAAGGAG GTGATAAGTACATGGGGTGCTCGAAACAATGTAGACATCCTTTCATTATATACCAGGCACGCTCAAGATATTTCCCAT GCGCGTGAATTTCTCTCTAATTTGGGTGACATTAAGCAGACGCATATTTTTGCGAAGATTGAAAACATAGAA GGACTGACAAATTTTGATGAGATATTGAAAGAAGCAGATGGCATCATCCTCGCCCGTGGAAATTTAGGGATAGAACTACCACCTGAGAAG GTTTTCTTATTCCAAAAAGCTGCTATTTACAAATGTAACATGGCTGGAAAACCAGTTGTTGTTACACGTGTTGTGGATTCTATGACTGATAATCTAAGACCTACTCGTGCTGAAGCAACCGATGTTGCCAATGCAGTGTTGGATG GAAGCGATGCAATTCTCCTTGGGGCTGAAACCCTTCGAGGACTATACCCTGTAGAGACCATTACAACAGTTGGAAAAATATGTGCTGAg GCAGAGAAAGTTCATAATCAAGATTTGTATTTTAAGAAGGCTGTAAAACATGTGGGAGAGCCAATGAGCCACTTGGAATCAATTGCTTCCTCAGCG GTTCGAGCAGCTATCAAGGTTAGGGCATCTATTATTATTTGCTTCACTTCATCTGGAAGAGCTGCAAG ATTGATTGCTAAGTACAGACCAACCATGCCTGTGATATCTGTTGTGATTCCCCAGTTGAAGACAAATCAACTCAAATGGACTTTCACCGGTGCTTTTGAG GCTAGGCAATCACTTATTGTGAGAGGTCTTTTCCCTATGCTTGCAGATCCAAGCCACCCG GCTGAGTCTAAATCAGGGACAAATGAATCAATTTTGAAGGTTGCTTTAGACCATGGGAAGGCTTTTGGCATCGTAAAGCCACATGACCGAGTTGTTGTTTGCCAGAAATTGGGTGACTCTTCAGTTGTGAAGATTATTGAGCTCGAAGATTGA
- the LOC114191039 gene encoding uncharacterized protein LOC114191039: protein MVGASWFRTLWKNQRKDDAHSEKAVLGVLAFEVASLMSKLVNLWQSLSDKQVAKLREEITNSVGIRKLVSEDENFIVRLISLEMLENMAHVAESVARLGRKCSDQSLKGFENAFDEFITFGFDPYRWEFSSKKMEKKVRRMEKFISTNATLYQEMELLADLEQTLGRMKAYTESDGPNLIDYQKKVAWKRLEVKNLKASSLWNRTYDYTVNILARSLFTIFRRINNVFGIQEIIDVGKIKNRSALNSDHADGSRSVSELLQPSVQPSSKARATFASGPLGAFAATSRPNVRTNKASMFPLDAGDSSTKPGLSSVKNRSVRFFSGPLGKNSKKPVPDNGTNKSSKIWNLNGHSSAVSGKEINARHSRLTQVEPFKGSILTNSSLVTDSRSSPNDVHLASQNPNDPKANLVTPRKEVHSPQSTFHYLCRLKPPSESLGAASLALHYANVIIMIEKLATSPYLIGLDARDDLYNMLPRRVRVSISIKLKPYSKAMASAVYDAGLAEEWTEAMTGILEWLAPLAHNMLRWQSERSYEQHCFVSRTNVLLVQTLYFANQEKTEAIITELLVGLNYVWRYARELNKKALLDCGHGGVDNGYSQLNV, encoded by the coding sequence ATGGTTGGTGCATCATGGTTTCGAACTCTATGGAAGAATCAACGGAAGGACGATGCTCATTCTGAGAAGGCCGTGCTTGGAGTATTAGCATTTGAAGTCGCAAGCTTAATGTCCAAGCTTGTTAACTTGTGGCAGTCTTTGAGTGATAAACAGGTTGCTAAGTTGAGAGAAGAGATAACAAATTCAGTGGGTATCAGAAAGCTTGTTTCGGAAGATGAGAATTTCATTGTACGTTTAATCAGTCTGGAGATGCTTGAGAATATGGCACATGTAGCTGAATCTGTGGCTAGGCTAGGGAGAAAGTGTAGTGATCAAAGTTTGAAAGGTTTTGAGAATGCCTTTGATGAATTTATCACTTTTGGTTTTGATCCATATCGGTGGGAGTTCAGTtccaaaaaaatggaaaaaaaggTAAGAAGGATGGAAAAGTTCATATCAACTAATGCAACTTTGTACCAAGAGATGGAACTGCTAGCTGATCTCGAGCAAACTCTTGGAAGAATGAAGGCTTACACCGAGTCAGATGGACCAAATTTAATTGACTATCAAAAGAAGGTTGCCTGGAAGAGGCTCGAGGTGAAGAACTTAAAGGCTAGTTCTCTGTGGAACAGAACATATGATTACACGGTGAACATTTTAGCAAGATCTTTATTTACAATATTCAGAAGGATCAACAATGTATTTGGCATTCAAGAGATAATAGATGTTGGTAAAATCAAGAATCGAAGTGCTTTGAATTCTGATCACGCTGATGGTAGTCGATCAGTGTCTGAATTATTGCAACCTTCAGTCCAACCCTCTAGCAAAGCTCGGGCCACATTTGCTTCAGGACCTCTTGGTGCTTTTGCTGCTACATCTCGTCCAAATGTTCGAACAAATAAAGCTAGCATGTTTCCTTTAGATGCTGGAGACTCGTCCACAAAGCCAGGCCTAAGTTCAGTAAAGAATAGAAGTGTCAGATTTTTCTCAGGTCCTCTtggaaaaaattcaaaaaagccCGTCCCAGATAATGGAACAAATAAAAGCAGCAAGATTTGGAACTTAAATGGCCACTCATCTGCTGTAAGTGGGAAGGAAATTAATGCAAGACATAGTCGATTGACTCAAGTAGAACCTTTCAAAGGATCTATACTGACCAACAGTTCTTTGGTCACTGATAGCCGCTCAAGCCCAAATGATGTTCATTTAGCATCACAGAATCCCAATGACCCTAAGGCAAACCTTGTTACTCCTAGAAAAGAGGTTCATAGCCCTCAATCAACTTTCCATTACCTGTGCAGGTTAAAGCCTCCATCTGAATCCCTTGGTGCTGCTTCTTTAGCCCTGCACTATGCAAATGTAATCATCATGATTGAGAAGCTGGCAACATCTCCTTACTTGATTGGTCTTGATGCAAGAGATGATCTGTACAACATGTTACCGAGACGTGTAAGAGTTTCTATTAGCATCAAACTGAAGCCATATTCCAAGGCCATGGCTTCAGCAGTGTATGATGCAGGTCTAGCAGAAGAATGGACCGAAGCAATGACGGGTATATTAGAATGGTTAGCCCCGCTTGCCCACAACATGCTAAGATGGCAATCTGAGAGAAGTTATGAGCAACATTGCTTTGTTTCCCGAACAAATGTGCTGCTGGTACAAACCCTTTACTTtgcaaatcaagaaaaaacagaaGCAATAATTACTGAGCTTCTTGTGGGTCTGAATTATGTGTGGAGATATGCAAGGGAGCTAAATAAAAAAGCTCTGCTAGACTGTGGCCATGGTGGGGTAGATAATGGATATTCCCAACTGAATGTATAA
- the LOC114190185 gene encoding phosphatidylinositol-3-phosphatase myotubularin-1-like translates to MDVPKHRATRTTSLRDVSDFSKMEVTGSWDALEWTKIEPITHFVSNANFDFLIEAEQVVAEGHGVVLVNTDDAGTLMVTNFRLIFLSEGTRKVISLGTIPLATIEKFNKIVVKVQSNNRYVDKTPAQRLLQVIGKDMRILVFSFRPRTKQRRVVFDALLRCTKPTRLWDLYAFASGPSRFKNATPLVRLLDEYCRLLCLGSYHASMDIIENGSFTWSNELWRISSVNSNYTMCQSYPFALVVPKIISDDEVLQASSFRARGRLPVVSWCHPLTGAVVARSSQPLVGIMMNMRSNMDEKLVAALCGKLDSGSRRKLYIVDARPRKNALANGAMGGGSESSSNYFQSEVVFLGIDNIHAMRDSFVRLREYMDTHGRASSDGMSSFLRQGGSTWGGGNLSSMSASVSTLGDSGWLLHVQNVLAGAAWIAARVAMENSSVLVHCSDGWDRTSQLVSLANLLLDPYYRTFTGFQALVEKDWLAFGHPFSDRVGMPGTGNMPFELSRQPSTGNFAPSPVRQSTGTFSSQPPASSHSHNSNNYSPIFLQWVDCVSQLLRMYPFAFQFSAAFLVDFIDCMLSCRFGNFLCNSEKERQKCNVFEACGCLWAYLADLRTSEGGSHVHYNPFYDSLKHNGPLLPPAAALAPTLWPQFHLRWACPEEAQAGEIEAQCRKIVMKCSEMQKAKEMAERKVKEVTNSMESLNAELRREKQLNSSAMNMAKSVSKENMAIKRAIQSMGCKVHVSGSGECTVDIESNPDIVCCSSRKESNSNVRDEKTEAPVSVLVTTEDDDGNNGIVRVCETLCPFGSAAGGCRWPKGGCAQLGSQYVGLKANFDAFDQLSIDDTYFKSE, encoded by the exons ATGGATGTGCCCAAGCACCGTGCCACTCGAACAACCTCTCTCCGGGATGTCTCCGACTTCTCCAAGATGGAAGTAACCGGAAGCTGGGACGCCCTCGAATGGACCAAAATTGAG CCAATTACGCACTTCGTTTCGAATGCGAATTTCGATTTCTTGATCGAGGCGGAGCAAGTTGTCGCCGAA GGACATGGTGTTGTTCTTGTTAATACAGATGATGCTGGCACATTGATGGTAACAAATTTCCGTCTTATTTTTCTG AGTGAGGGAACTAGAAAAGTCATTTCCCTTGGAACGATACCACTGGCAACCATTGAGAAGTTTAACAAGATA GTTGTAAAGGTTCAGTCAAATAATCGTTATGTAGACAAGACACCAGCTCAGAGACTGCTCCAGGTGATTG GAAAAGATATGAGAATTTTGGTCTTCAGTTTCAGACCACGTACAAAACAG AGACGTGTGGTGTTTGATGCGCTACTGAGGTGTACAAAGCCAACAAGATTGTGGGATCTTTATGCTTTTGCTTCAGGACCTTCCAGGTTTAAGAACGCTACTCCACTGGTCCGTTTACTAGATGAATATTGTCGGCTTCTTTGCCTTGGTTCTTATCATGCATCAATGGATATAATTGAAAATGGGTCGTTCACCTGGTCAAATGAACTATGGAGAATAAGTAGCGTGAATTCCAATTATACAATGTGCCAGAGTTATCCATTTGCTTTGGTTGTTCCAAAGATCATTAG TGATGATGAAGTGCTCCAGGCATCCAGCTTCCGTGCAAGAGGTCGGCTACCTGTAGTTTCATGGTGCCATCCAC TGACTGGAGCAGTTGTTGCACGATCTTCTCAACCCTTAGTTGGTATTATGATGAACATGAGGAG CAACATGGATGAAAAACTTGTGGCCGCACTCTGTGGCAAGCTAGATAGTGGCTCAAGGAG AAAGTTATATATTGTTGATGCACGGCCAAGAAAAAATGCATTGGCTAATGGAGCCATGGGAGGTGGTTCAGAATCATCATCAAACTATTTTCAATCTGAG GTAGTCTTCTTGGGGATAGACAACATCCATGCGATGAGAGACAGCTTTGTTCGGCTCCGAGAATACATGGATACCCATGGCAGAGCGTCATCAGATGGAATGTCCTCTTTCTTG AGACAAGGTGGGTCAACGTGGGGTGGTGGCAATCTAAGTAGTATGTCTGCTTCGGTATCAACCCTTGGGGACAGTGGATGGTTACTGCATGTTCAGAATGTGTTGGCCGGAGCAGCTTGGATTGCTGCTCGTGTTGCAATGGAAAACTCTTCTGTTCTTGTGCATTGCAG TGATGGATGGGATAGGACAAGCCAGTTGGTTTCACTAGCTAATTTGTTGCTTGATCCGTATTATCGCACATTCACAGGGTTTCAG GCACTTGTTGAAAAAGACTGGCTTGCTTTTGGTCATCCATTTTCTGATCGGGTGGGAATGCCAGGAACTGGCAACATGCCTTTCGAGTTATCTAGGCAGCCTTCAACTGGAAATTTCGCACCGTCACCCGTGCGCCAGTCAACAGGAACATTTTCATCACAACCTCCAGCTTCATCCCACTCACATAACTCCAACAACTATTCTCCTATTTTTTTGCAG TGGGTTGATTGTGTTTCACAATTATTGCGGATGTATCCTTTTGCTTTTCAATTCTCTGCG GCTTTCCTGGTGGACTTCATAGACTGCATGCTTTCTTGTCGTTTTGGAAACTTCTTATGTAACAG TGAGAAGGAGAGGCAGAAATGCAATGTTTTTGAGGCATGTGGATGTCTGTGGGCTTATTTAGCTGATTTAAGGACATCAGAAGGAGGTTCTCATGTGCATTACAATCCCTTCTATGATTCACTCAAGCATAATGGTCCTCTTCTGCCCCCAGCAGCAGCATTGGCCCCTACGTTGTGGCCTCAATTCCACCTTCGTTGGGCATGCCCAGAAGAAGCACAAGCCGGGGAGATTGAAGCACAATGCAGGAAGATAGTTATGAAATGCTCTGAGATGCAGAAG GCTAAAGAAATGGcagaaagaaaagttaaagaagTTACAAATTCCATGGAGTCACTGAATGCTGAATTACGACGTGAGAAGCAGCTAAACAGCTCAGCTATGAACATGGCAAAGAGTGTGAGCAAAGAAAATATGGCTATAAAGCGTGCAATTCAGTCAATGGGGTGCAAGGTTCATGTGTCTGGTAGTGGTGAATGCACTGTTGACATTGAAAGCAACCCAGACATTGTGTGTTGTTCCTCAAGAAAAGAATCAAATAGTAATGTGCGTGATGAGAAAACGGAGGCACCTGTTTCAGTACTAGTCACAACAGAAGATGATGATGGAAACAATGGGATTGTTCGGGTATGTGAAACTCTATGCCCATTTGGCTCTGCAGCTGGAGGCTGTAGGTGGCCGAAGGGTGGTTGTGCTCAACTAGGTAGTCAGTATGTTGGCCTCAAGGCAAACTTTGATGCATTTGACCAGCTGTCAATTGATGATACTTATTTCAAGTCTGAGTAA
- the LOC114190186 gene encoding uncharacterized protein LOC114190186 isoform X2 yields the protein MSTDTEEPKQSPPNLFSLIPKIHFQFPFLPHLLQPQPTPSPPSPQSNSQDEPPKLTRNVVTFPKTQATVVSTTPLQAEIDAANSPAARTTNPFLLWQIYALGTIAISTWVWARWNERKGRGGSPNDERRHSDDGNH from the exons ATGAGCACAGACACCGAGGAACCCAAACAGTCTCCACCAAATCTCTTCTCTTTGATTCCTAAAATCCATTTTCAGTTTCCTTTTCTTCCGCACCTGTTGCAACCTCAACCTACACCTTCACCTCCATCTCCACAATCCAACTCTCAGGATGAACCTCCCAAACTCACGCGCAACGTTGTTACTTTCCCCAAAACCCAAGCTACTGTGGTTTCTACCACTCCTCTGCAGGCTGAAATCGACGCCGCCAACTCTCCCGCCGCCAGGACGACCAATCCGTTTTTACTCTGGCAG ATTTACGCATTAGGAACGATCGCGATTTCAACATGGGTGTGGGCGAGGTGGAATGAGAGGAAGGGTCGAGGAGGGTCTCCCAATGATGAGAGAAGGCATTCTGATGATGGTAATCACTGA
- the LOC114190186 gene encoding uncharacterized protein LOC114190186 isoform X1: MSTDTEEPKQSPPNLFSLIPKIHFQFPFLPHLLQPQPTPSPPSPQSNSQDEPPKLTRNVVTFPKTQATVVSTTPLQAEIDAANSPAARTTNPFLLWQTDRQPKSVGIRGHRFLSLERCSMYPMGKGYRVRLIRLRPFPLTVWCYGEV; the protein is encoded by the exons ATGAGCACAGACACCGAGGAACCCAAACAGTCTCCACCAAATCTCTTCTCTTTGATTCCTAAAATCCATTTTCAGTTTCCTTTTCTTCCGCACCTGTTGCAACCTCAACCTACACCTTCACCTCCATCTCCACAATCCAACTCTCAGGATGAACCTCCCAAACTCACGCGCAACGTTGTTACTTTCCCCAAAACCCAAGCTACTGTGGTTTCTACCACTCCTCTGCAGGCTGAAATCGACGCCGCCAACTCTCCCGCCGCCAGGACGACCAATCCGTTTTTACTCTGGCAG ACTGACAGGCAGCCAAAAAGTGTTGGAATAAGAGGCCATCGGTTTCTAAGTCTAGAGAGATGTAGCATGTACCCCATGGGAAAGGGTTATCGGGTTAGACTTATCAGATTGAGACCTTTCCCTTTGACAGTGTGGTGTTATGGTGAAGTTTGA
- the LOC114190186 gene encoding uncharacterized protein LOC114190186 isoform X3, producing MSTDTEEPKQSPPNLFSLIPKIHFQFPFLPHLLQPQPTPSPPSPQSNSQDEPPKLTRNVVTFPKTQATVVSTTPLQAEIDAANSPAARTTNPFLLWQLR from the exons ATGAGCACAGACACCGAGGAACCCAAACAGTCTCCACCAAATCTCTTCTCTTTGATTCCTAAAATCCATTTTCAGTTTCCTTTTCTTCCGCACCTGTTGCAACCTCAACCTACACCTTCACCTCCATCTCCACAATCCAACTCTCAGGATGAACCTCCCAAACTCACGCGCAACGTTGTTACTTTCCCCAAAACCCAAGCTACTGTGGTTTCTACCACTCCTCTGCAGGCTGAAATCGACGCCGCCAACTCTCCCGCCGCCAGGACGACCAATCCGTTTTTACTCTGGCAG CTTAGATAA